In Streptomyces capitiformicae, one genomic interval encodes:
- a CDS encoding TauD/TfdA family dioxygenase produces MAPVPVSQDIDIDISAPDLVLSDAEAAATEGTAAQLCGRPEGDLVDEPAWVASARDRWEELPTRLRRALRGFRRDPGPGGALLVRGLPVDGPALGGTPLTDGSVQRTATVPASLLLLAACGLGDPAAFRPEKSGALVQDVVPVPGREESQGNAGSVLLTFHNENAFHPHRPDFVMLLCLRADPDGLAGLRTSCVREVLPLMDEGTRAALRRPEYRTAPPPSFGAVDGSAEPHPVLTGAYEDPDLRVDMAATQPLTERAAAALAALGLLFERTARTARLEPGDLAVVDNRITVHGRTAFTPRFDGTDRWLQRTFVLADLRRSRAHRAGDGYVLADPDGYRA; encoded by the coding sequence CTGGCACCCGTGCCGGTATCACAGGACATCGACATAGACATTTCGGCCCCGGACCTGGTGCTCAGCGATGCCGAGGCCGCCGCCACCGAAGGGACCGCCGCACAGCTCTGCGGCAGACCGGAAGGGGACCTGGTCGACGAGCCGGCGTGGGTGGCCTCGGCCCGCGACCGCTGGGAGGAACTGCCGACCCGCCTGCGCCGGGCCCTGCGAGGCTTCCGTCGGGACCCCGGGCCGGGCGGCGCCCTGCTGGTGCGCGGACTGCCGGTCGATGGCCCCGCGCTCGGCGGCACCCCGCTGACCGACGGCTCGGTGCAGCGCACCGCCACCGTACCGGCGTCGCTGCTGCTGCTCGCCGCGTGCGGGCTCGGCGACCCCGCCGCCTTCCGGCCGGAGAAGAGCGGCGCGCTGGTGCAGGACGTCGTCCCGGTGCCCGGGCGCGAGGAATCCCAGGGCAACGCGGGCTCGGTACTGCTTACCTTCCACAACGAGAACGCCTTCCACCCGCACCGGCCGGACTTCGTCATGCTGCTCTGCCTGCGTGCCGATCCGGACGGGCTGGCCGGACTGCGCACCTCCTGCGTGCGTGAGGTCCTGCCGCTGATGGACGAGGGCACCCGGGCGGCGCTGCGACGGCCGGAGTACCGCACCGCGCCGCCGCCGTCGTTCGGTGCCGTCGACGGTTCCGCCGAGCCGCATCCGGTGCTCACCGGCGCGTACGAGGACCCGGACCTGCGGGTGGACATGGCCGCCACCCAACCGCTCACCGAACGGGCCGCGGCCGCACTGGCCGCACTGGGGCTCCTTTTCGAACGCACCGCCCGGACTGCCCGGCTGGAGCCCGGCGACCTCGCCGTCGTCGACAACCGGATCACCGTGCACGGGCGCACGGCGTTCACTCCGCGCTTCGACGGCACCGACCGCTGGCTCCAGCGCACCTTCGTCCTCGCCGACCTGCGCCGCTCGCGCGCCCACCGGGCAGGCGACGGCTACGTACTGGCCGACCCGGACGGATATCGCGCCTGA
- a CDS encoding MbtH family protein → MSNEDTTVYQVVVNDEEQYSIWPADRELPAGWRAEGPRAEKAQCLAHIDEVWTDMRPLSLRVAMDRQAAESAAD, encoded by the coding sequence ATGAGTAACGAGGACACCACCGTCTACCAGGTCGTCGTCAACGACGAGGAGCAGTACTCGATCTGGCCGGCCGACCGCGAGCTGCCGGCCGGGTGGCGTGCTGAGGGCCCCCGCGCCGAGAAGGCGCAGTGCCTGGCCCACATCGACGAGGTCTGGACCGACATGCGGCCGCTGAGCCTGCGCGTGGCCATGGACCGGCAGGCCGCCGAGTCCGCTGCGGACTGA
- a CDS encoding non-ribosomal peptide synthetase, whose translation MDPRLEHQDWISAIAATATADPDRTAFEFSGREDAPAERLSYGQLDRRARAVAARLQRLGLTDRPVLLLQPPGLDYVVSFIGCLYARAVAVPVYPPNRRPRSLERLVDIVADSGATVALTTAAVRDRLLPDDPGGAVMDVLRLLATDRVPEEEAGEWVRPRVGADTVAFLQYTSGSTSAPRGVVLTHGNLLHNSALIQRAFRTTASTRGMSWLPLFHDMGLIGGMLQPLYYAGSCSLMSPTSFGQDPLRWLREISRTRATVSGGPNFAYDLCADLATPEVLAELDLSSWEVAFNGAEPVRADTFRRFAAAFAPAGFRAEALTPCYGLAEATLIVSCKPHGTAPARYSAPNALLAGTGEAMAGADAPAGTTELVSSGRPDESQLLEIVDPVTRRPVSAGAIGEIWLSGPSVAQGYWNRPEHTAATFGARLAPHGDTTDDDTAAEPGPAFLRTGDLGLLREGELYVTGRLKDLIIVRGRNHYPQDIEQTVYAVHPALRANCGAAVQVELAGTAELVIVQEVSRDHEAVDLPALARDVRQAVAEAHGIRPAAVVLIRAATLPRTSSGKVQRHVCATAYQEGDLTVLAHSGRPQGAADERPLTLDAAALRSTDPAERPELLLTALRGLLAARLGLAAADLAPEHRLTELGLDSLGAVRLRHELHTALGVDLTLPEALTLDLGALAALLAEQVEEAAAGVSGADTAAGRPGAYVAAGMPGAYAAAGMPGTYAAARLPGPDAAADLTDLTEPAQSTDPADPTEPGDHPLSPNQAALWLLHQIAPESPAYLLSTAFHVHGALDPAALSTALTRLTQRHAVLRSTFPRSETGGPVQRVHAELPPVFEQVDASGWSATELAARMTAAAEQPFDLEAGPLLRARLYTGAGDGHRLVLTVHHLVADLWSLSLLLDELAAAYPAVVRGESVAGEKSAATASANAPFAPFTAFAHRQTGLPDTGAGQRRLARWRTTLAGVRAGTSLPADLPARPQRLRGASIPLVVDAATTEALTALARRAGSTLYTVLLAAFQLLLARSTGEQDVIVGTPTHGRDEAAFARTVGCLVNTVPLRTRIEAAEPFTTLLTRVRDVVRHALDGADVPFPSLVELIRPDRDQGGRPLVRSLFSFQQAPGEHAEALVAMATGQAGVPFGLGALDCSTLALPTGGSQFDLQLTLGERSGGLAGAVRYDTDRYLPATAERFAAHFVTLLAEIAADAARPVGDLPLLAPAERAAVLAEDNDTALTYDPADGVVRGFEAQAARTPLAVAVRAAGPAGGEQLDYATLDRLADGVAARLRALGIGPGRTVAVLLPRTPRLLAALLGVLKSGAAYLPLDPSHPAERLALVLADGAAAAVLTDLLADRVPAGDWTVLALDTIGEARREADTPIVPESAAYVLHTSGSTGRPKGVVVPHRALANLLASFQRDLRLAPGAGWLSVTTPAFDIAALEYFLPLVNGATVHLADAATAGDGSRLRACLENGGISHLQATPVTWQLLLDAGWPGTPELTALCGGERLPVEQAAELLARGARLWQVYGPTETTVWSARGELTTADRELPLGKPLANTRLYLVDPFLHPVPAGVTGELLIGGDGLAHGYLDRPGLTAERFIPDPFTAAPGARLYRTGDLVRRGPDGALLFVGRADTQVKLHGHRIELGEIETALERLPSVRRAAVVVDGEGARARLVGYLEQHGTPAAPVELRELLRRTLPGYAVPSLLVTLDELPLTANAKVDRRALPEPEATRPTGPVEQPVGATEQRIAVLLAELLGAEPVGRHEDLFELGAHSLLLARFAERLRAEFGTAPPLHLLFDRPTVAAVAAVVDTSAEAAPATRPAPARVDRARYAVTRGADGALRPVFAGAVDEVDEVDA comes from the coding sequence GTGGACCCGCGACTTGAGCATCAGGACTGGATCTCGGCGATCGCGGCCACCGCGACGGCGGATCCGGACCGTACGGCCTTCGAGTTCTCCGGAAGGGAGGACGCGCCGGCCGAGCGGCTGAGCTACGGACAGCTCGACCGACGAGCCCGCGCGGTCGCCGCCCGGCTGCAACGGCTCGGTCTGACCGACCGCCCGGTGCTCCTCCTCCAACCGCCGGGCCTGGACTACGTTGTCTCCTTCATCGGCTGCCTGTACGCCCGGGCCGTCGCGGTGCCGGTGTACCCGCCCAACCGTCGGCCGCGCTCGCTGGAGCGGCTGGTCGACATCGTCGCGGACAGCGGCGCGACGGTGGCGCTGACCACCGCCGCCGTACGTGACCGGCTGCTGCCCGACGATCCGGGTGGTGCGGTCATGGACGTGCTGCGGCTGCTGGCGACCGACCGGGTGCCCGAGGAGGAAGCCGGGGAGTGGGTGCGCCCGAGGGTCGGCGCCGACACCGTGGCCTTCCTCCAGTACACCTCGGGCTCCACCTCGGCCCCGCGCGGCGTGGTGCTGACGCACGGCAACCTGCTGCACAACTCGGCCCTGATCCAGCGAGCGTTCCGCACCACCGCAAGCACCCGCGGCATGTCCTGGCTGCCGCTTTTCCACGACATGGGACTGATCGGCGGCATGCTCCAGCCGCTGTACTACGCGGGCTCCTGCTCGCTGATGTCCCCCACCTCCTTCGGACAGGACCCGCTGCGCTGGCTGCGTGAGATCAGCCGTACCCGGGCCACCGTGAGCGGCGGCCCCAACTTCGCCTACGACCTGTGCGCGGACCTGGCCACCCCCGAGGTACTGGCCGAACTCGACCTGAGCAGCTGGGAGGTGGCGTTCAACGGGGCGGAGCCGGTGCGCGCCGACACCTTCCGGCGGTTCGCCGCCGCGTTCGCCCCGGCGGGCTTCCGCGCCGAGGCACTCACGCCGTGCTACGGGCTGGCCGAGGCCACCCTGATCGTCTCGTGCAAGCCGCACGGCACCGCCCCGGCCCGCTACTCGGCCCCGAACGCGCTGCTCGCCGGAACCGGCGAGGCGATGGCGGGGGCGGACGCGCCGGCGGGGACCACCGAACTGGTCAGCAGCGGACGCCCGGACGAGTCCCAGCTGCTGGAGATCGTCGACCCGGTCACCCGGCGGCCGGTGTCCGCCGGGGCCATCGGCGAGATCTGGCTCTCCGGCCCGAGCGTGGCCCAGGGCTACTGGAACCGGCCCGAGCACACCGCTGCCACCTTCGGCGCCCGTCTCGCCCCGCACGGGGACACCACCGACGACGACACCGCCGCCGAGCCCGGTCCGGCCTTCCTGCGGACCGGCGACCTGGGCCTGCTGCGCGAGGGCGAGCTCTACGTCACCGGGCGCCTCAAGGACCTGATCATCGTCCGAGGCCGTAACCACTACCCGCAGGACATCGAGCAGACCGTCTACGCCGTCCACCCCGCGCTGCGCGCCAACTGCGGTGCCGCCGTCCAGGTCGAACTGGCCGGCACCGCCGAGCTCGTGATCGTCCAGGAAGTGTCCCGGGACCACGAGGCCGTCGATCTGCCCGCGCTGGCCCGGGATGTGCGCCAGGCCGTCGCCGAGGCGCACGGGATACGCCCCGCCGCGGTGGTGCTGATCCGCGCCGCGACGCTGCCGCGTACCTCCAGCGGCAAGGTGCAGCGCCATGTCTGCGCCACCGCCTACCAGGAGGGCGACCTGACCGTGCTGGCGCACAGCGGCCGACCGCAGGGCGCCGCCGACGAACGGCCGCTGACACTGGACGCCGCCGCGCTGCGCTCGACCGACCCGGCCGAACGCCCCGAGCTCCTGCTGACCGCGCTGCGCGGGCTGCTCGCCGCCCGGCTCGGACTGGCCGCGGCGGACCTCGCCCCCGAGCACCGGCTCACCGAACTGGGCCTTGACTCGCTCGGCGCGGTACGGCTGCGGCACGAACTGCACACCGCCCTGGGCGTGGACCTGACCCTGCCCGAGGCGCTCACCCTCGACCTGGGCGCCCTGGCCGCGCTGCTCGCCGAGCAGGTCGAGGAGGCGGCGGCCGGGGTGTCCGGAGCGGACACAGCAGCCGGGAGGCCCGGAGCGTACGTGGCAGCCGGGATGCCCGGAGCGTACGCGGCAGCCGGGATGCCCGGCACGTACGCGGCGGCCAGGCTGCCCGGACCGGACGCGGCGGCCGATCTCACCGATCTCACCGAACCCGCCCAATCCACCGATCCCGCTGATCCCACCGAACCAGGTGACCACCCGCTTTCCCCGAACCAGGCCGCGCTCTGGCTCCTGCACCAGATCGCCCCCGAGAGCCCCGCCTACCTGCTCTCCACCGCCTTCCACGTGCACGGCGCGCTCGACCCGGCCGCCCTCAGCACCGCCCTGACCCGCCTGACCCAGCGACACGCCGTGCTGCGCAGCACCTTCCCCCGGTCCGAGACGGGCGGCCCGGTCCAGCGGGTGCACGCCGAACTGCCGCCCGTCTTCGAGCAGGTCGACGCGTCCGGCTGGAGCGCGACCGAGCTCGCCGCGCGCATGACCGCGGCGGCCGAGCAGCCCTTCGACCTGGAGGCCGGACCGCTGCTGCGGGCCCGGTTGTACACCGGGGCCGGGGACGGGCACCGGCTGGTCCTGACCGTCCACCACCTGGTGGCCGACCTGTGGTCGCTGTCCCTGCTGCTGGACGAGCTGGCCGCCGCCTACCCGGCGGTGGTGCGCGGCGAGTCGGTCGCCGGTGAGAAGTCCGCCGCCACGGCCTCCGCCAACGCCCCGTTCGCCCCGTTCACGGCGTTCGCCCACCGCCAGACCGGGCTGCCGGACACAGGAGCAGGGCAGCGCCGACTGGCCCGGTGGCGTACCACCCTGGCCGGGGTTCGTGCCGGTACCTCGCTCCCCGCAGACCTGCCGGCCCGGCCCCAGCGGCTGCGCGGCGCGTCGATACCGCTCGTCGTGGACGCCGCCACCACCGAAGCGCTCACCGCGCTGGCCCGGCGTGCGGGCAGCACCCTGTACACGGTGCTGCTGGCCGCCTTCCAGCTCCTGCTGGCCCGCAGCACCGGTGAGCAGGACGTGATCGTCGGCACCCCGACCCACGGACGGGACGAGGCCGCGTTCGCCCGGACGGTGGGCTGCCTGGTCAACACGGTGCCGCTGCGCACCCGGATCGAGGCCGCGGAGCCGTTCACCACCCTGCTGACCCGGGTGCGCGACGTCGTGCGGCACGCGCTGGACGGCGCCGACGTGCCGTTCCCCTCCCTCGTCGAGCTGATCCGCCCGGACCGGGACCAGGGCGGCCGGCCCCTGGTACGTAGCCTGTTCAGCTTCCAGCAGGCCCCCGGCGAGCACGCCGAGGCGCTGGTGGCGATGGCCACCGGCCAGGCCGGCGTCCCCTTCGGCCTCGGTGCCCTGGACTGCTCGACGCTGGCGCTGCCTACCGGCGGCAGCCAGTTCGACCTCCAGCTGACCCTGGGCGAGAGGTCGGGCGGCCTGGCCGGTGCGGTCCGCTACGACACCGACCGCTATCTGCCGGCGACCGCCGAGCGCTTCGCCGCCCACTTCGTCACCCTGCTGGCGGAGATCGCGGCCGACGCCGCCCGACCGGTCGGCGACCTGCCGCTGCTGGCCCCGGCCGAGCGGGCGGCAGTCCTCGCCGAGGACAACGACACCGCCCTCACCTACGACCCGGCCGACGGGGTGGTACGCGGCTTCGAAGCCCAGGCCGCGCGGACCCCGCTGGCTGTGGCGGTCCGCGCCGCCGGCCCCGCGGGCGGCGAGCAACTGGACTACGCGACCCTGGACCGGTTGGCCGACGGGGTCGCCGCACGCCTGCGCGCCCTGGGCATCGGCCCCGGCCGCACTGTCGCCGTCCTGCTGCCCCGCACCCCGCGGCTGCTCGCCGCACTGCTCGGCGTGCTGAAGTCCGGCGCGGCCTACCTGCCGCTGGACCCCAGTCACCCCGCGGAGCGGCTGGCCCTGGTACTGGCCGACGGCGCCGCCGCCGCCGTCCTCACCGACCTGCTCGCCGACCGGGTCCCCGCCGGGGACTGGACGGTGCTGGCGCTCGACACCATCGGTGAGGCGCGGCGCGAGGCCGACACGCCGATCGTCCCCGAGTCCGCGGCGTACGTCCTGCACACCTCCGGTTCGACCGGCCGCCCCAAGGGCGTCGTGGTCCCGCACCGGGCCCTGGCCAACCTGCTCGCCTCCTTCCAACGCGACCTCCGACTCGCCCCCGGCGCGGGCTGGCTCTCCGTCACCACGCCGGCCTTCGACATCGCCGCGCTGGAGTACTTCCTGCCGCTGGTGAACGGCGCGACCGTGCACCTGGCGGACGCGGCGACGGCGGGCGACGGCTCACGGCTGCGGGCCTGCCTGGAGAACGGCGGGATCAGCCACCTCCAGGCCACACCGGTGACCTGGCAGCTGCTGCTGGACGCGGGCTGGCCGGGCACCCCGGAGCTGACCGCGCTGTGCGGCGGCGAGCGGCTGCCCGTGGAGCAGGCGGCCGAGCTGCTGGCTCGCGGCGCGCGCCTCTGGCAGGTCTACGGCCCGACCGAGACCACGGTCTGGTCGGCGCGCGGTGAGCTGACCACCGCCGACCGGGAACTGCCGCTCGGCAAGCCGCTCGCCAACACCCGGCTGTACCTCGTCGATCCCTTCCTGCACCCGGTCCCGGCCGGGGTCACCGGCGAGTTGCTGATCGGCGGTGACGGCCTGGCCCACGGCTACCTGGACCGGCCCGGCCTGACCGCTGAACGCTTCATCCCCGACCCCTTCACCGCCGCTCCCGGCGCGCGGCTCTACCGCACCGGAGACCTGGTGCGGCGCGGGCCCGACGGTGCGCTGCTCTTCGTGGGCCGCGCCGACACCCAGGTCAAGCTGCACGGGCACCGGATCGAACTCGGCGAGATCGAGACCGCGCTGGAGCGGCTGCCCTCGGTACGCCGGGCGGCCGTCGTCGTCGACGGCGAGGGCGCGCGGGCCCGGCTGGTCGGCTACCTGGAGCAGCACGGGACGCCCGCTGCCCCCGTCGAACTGCGTGAACTGCTACGGCGCACCCTGCCCGGGTACGCGGTCCCCTCGCTGCTGGTCACCCTCGACGAGCTGCCGCTCACCGCCAACGCCAAGGTGGACCGGCGGGCGCTCCCCGAGCCGGAGGCCACCCGCCCGACGGGCCCGGTGGAGCAGCCGGTCGGGGCGACCGAGCAGCGGATCGCCGTACTGCTGGCGGAACTGCTCGGGGCGGAGCCGGTCGGCCGCCACGAGGACCTCTTCGAGCTGGGCGCGCACTCGCTGCTGCTGGCCCGCTTCGCCGAGCGTCTGCGGGCCGAGTTCGGCACCGCACCACCCCTGCACCTGCTCTTCGACCGGCCGACAGTGGCCGCGGTGGCCGCGGTGGTCGACACATCGGCCGAGGCCGCGCCGGCCACCCGCCCGGCCCCGGCCCGGGTGGACCGTGCCCGCTACGCCGTCACCCGCGGCGCGGACGGCGCGCTGCGCCCGGTGTTCGCCGGCGCGGTCGACGAGGTGGACGAGGTGGACGCCTGA
- a CDS encoding cysteate synthase has product MAAVPSLPAARADLSAGGTVAASADRPYLLRCPVCRTGHQDDGLRLDCGAAHRPGLLSTEYARAFAPGPGSGPFRYACWLPTAGRELPEGAMGATYRAERLGRELGLTELWVAFSGYWPERGAALETGSFKELEAQAVLARLPERPPVLVVASAGNTAAAFLRACSRQRVDCVLVVPEVALPALAIAGERADCVRLVTVAGDYTDAIELADAIGARPGFRAEGGTRNVARRDGLGTALLAAAETIGRLPDHYVQAVGSGAGAIAAHQAARRLLAAGFPASHHPAGHHQAAAPGGLPRLTLCQSAPFAPMVRAWEDGREEPLIGTGPETRAAVAAVHAPELTTRKPPYAVAGGVRECLTESGGEMRAVDNDEAAAAGRLFAATEGTDIEPAAAVALAGLRQAIAAGRVRHRETVLLHITGGGRARRAAAHPPVPVLPDLSFPAGLGAEAACLVTGA; this is encoded by the coding sequence ATGGCCGCCGTCCCCTCCCTTCCGGCCGCGCGGGCCGACCTGTCGGCCGGCGGCACCGTCGCCGCCTCGGCGGACCGCCCGTACCTGCTGCGATGTCCCGTCTGCCGGACGGGCCACCAGGACGACGGGCTGCGGCTCGACTGCGGCGCGGCGCACCGGCCCGGTCTGCTGAGCACCGAGTACGCCCGCGCTTTCGCCCCCGGCCCCGGCAGCGGCCCCTTCCGCTACGCCTGCTGGCTGCCGACCGCGGGCCGGGAGCTGCCCGAGGGCGCCATGGGCGCCACCTACCGGGCCGAGCGGCTCGGCCGCGAACTGGGGCTGACCGAGCTGTGGGTCGCCTTCAGCGGCTACTGGCCCGAGCGTGGCGCGGCCCTGGAGACCGGCAGCTTCAAGGAGCTGGAGGCACAGGCCGTACTGGCCCGGCTGCCCGAGCGCCCGCCGGTTCTGGTGGTGGCCTCCGCCGGGAACACCGCCGCCGCCTTCCTGCGGGCCTGCTCGCGGCAGCGGGTGGACTGTGTGCTGGTGGTACCGGAGGTGGCGCTGCCCGCACTCGCCATCGCGGGGGAACGTGCCGACTGCGTACGGCTGGTGACGGTGGCCGGTGACTACACCGACGCGATCGAGCTGGCCGACGCGATCGGCGCCCGGCCCGGCTTCCGGGCCGAGGGCGGCACCCGCAACGTGGCCCGCCGCGACGGCCTGGGCACGGCCCTGCTGGCCGCCGCCGAGACCATCGGCCGCCTGCCCGACCACTACGTGCAGGCGGTGGGCAGCGGGGCCGGGGCGATCGCCGCGCACCAGGCGGCCCGACGGCTGCTGGCGGCCGGCTTCCCCGCGTCGCACCACCCGGCCGGGCACCACCAGGCTGCCGCGCCCGGCGGTCTGCCGAGGCTGACGCTCTGCCAGAGCGCCCCGTTCGCGCCGATGGTCCGGGCCTGGGAGGACGGCCGGGAGGAGCCGCTCATCGGCACCGGCCCCGAGACACGGGCCGCGGTGGCCGCCGTACACGCCCCGGAACTGACCACGCGCAAACCGCCGTACGCGGTGGCCGGCGGGGTGCGCGAGTGCCTCACGGAGAGCGGAGGGGAGATGCGCGCCGTGGACAACGACGAAGCGGCCGCTGCGGGACGGCTGTTCGCCGCGACCGAGGGCACCGACATCGAACCCGCGGCGGCGGTCGCCCTGGCCGGACTGCGACAGGCGATCGCCGCCGGACGCGTCCGGCACCGGGAGACCGTCCTGCTGCACATCACAGGAGGCGGCCGGGCCCGCCGCGCCGCCGCCCACCCACCCGTGCCGGTCCTTCCCGACCTGAGCTTCCCGGCCGGACTCGGAGCCGAGGCCGCCTGCCTGGTGACCGGCGCATGA